TCGGATGTCTCTTGAGAGTTATAAAAAACTCCCCTTCGGGATACCACTAACATTTCCCCACCATTATCTTTAAAAATGTGAAGTATACTATTAAGACCATAACCTCTCTCATGAATATCTTTAGTAGATACTCCATTCATAGCTTTAGTTATAGCATCTGAATCATCCTCAAATGGGTAGTCATGTTTCTCAAAATTCCCAGGGATACTTATACCATCATCAAGGAAACATATTTCCATAAAACCTTTTTTAGGATACTTTTGAGCTAGTATATAACTTGAATTGAACTTAGAGTGCTGATAAATGTTATCAGTTAATTCACAAAGTAAGTATGACAGAGCATTTTTCCCCCCATAATCTTCATCTAACATATCATGCAAATAATCTAAAATCTCTTCAGACTTATCATTTGTTAATTGGACAAAGGGGAGATAAGTACTTCCTTTGATAACTTTCCCTTTCTCCATAATTTTTAAATACTTACTTATTTCAGGACTCGCTCTACATTTAAATGAGAATTCTTGTTTTAAATGGAAAACCGGGAGAAGGGTTGTTGGATAAACCCATGACAACTGCATTAAATTTAGTTCCCCGTTTTTAAAAGTTTGGGAAGCTATTTCACAATATTTAACATAATTTTCAACTAAGGTAGGGTCTCTCATCATAGTGTATATTATGAAGATTACATATACTAATTTTTATCTATTACTACATCACTTTTAATATTGATGTTTAACACACTAACTCCTTTTATTGCATATACAAAGAAAAAAAGATGTATGTACATCGGCGAAGGTATCCCTGGGGAGCTTTGTACAGTCGACTGTACATGCCCTGTACAGCTGTATGTACATGATGTGCTGGGGGTACTCTCGTCAATGTATGTACAAAGAGAAAAAGATGTATGTACATCGGCGAAGGTATCCCTGGGGAGCTTTGTACAGTCGACTGTACATGCCCTGTACAGCTGTATGTACATGATGTGCTGGGGGTACTCTCGTCAATGTATGTACAAAGAGAAAAAGATGTATGTACATCGGCGAAGGTATCCCTGGGGAGCTTTGTACAGTCGACTGTACATGCCCTGTACAGCTGTATGTACATGATGTGCTGGGGGTACTCTCGTCAATGTATGTACAAAGAGAAAAAGATGTATGTACAAATAGATAAATTTATAAGGAGACTCCCATATCTAAAAGTAACCTTAAAATCTCCTCTTCAGGAGCCCCATAGATCCTACTAGCAACCTCTATCAGATCCTCACCACGATCATTAACAACCTCACTGGGGGAAACCATACCCTCTCTCTCCTCAAGTCTCTCCATAACAAACCTTGCAGCTTCCCTCACCTCCCTCATGGGTTCATCAACAGGCTCAGAAAACCTCTCTAACTCTCTTTTCAATCGATCCTCTTCCATATTCAATCTTTCCAATTCTTTCTCTAATTCAATCTTCCTCTCAGATATCTCATCTAACTCTTCCCTGAGTGCTTTCAGATATAACTCTGGGATTATACCCTTATTCTTCCTGAGTAACCTTGCAAAATATTCGATGGCATCAGCATAGGTGTACCTGCTTTTCTTAATAGTCTCCTTATCAACCCTTGAAACCCTGACATTTATTCGCGCGGTTTTCATGGTGCTTCACTGTTTAAGACCCCTTTTAGCCTATTTTTCTCATGATATTCCCTTAATTTCTCCTTACTCTTCCTTTCATCCTCATCGTACTCTGACGCCATCCTTCTGAGGACTTCTCCCACAGGAATCTGTCGCATCAGTGAATAGATGCTCATTGTCTCCCTGAAGTAGTAGTTCATCTGGTTCATGAATAACTGCATGACCCTATCCAAGTCAACATCATTCTCCATGAAGAACTTGTATAGTTCATCGTCTACTCTTAAAGTCACTTTAACCTCCAAGACTATTGGCCCCCCTCGTCATCTAATAATTTCTTTAGTGACATTATTGTAACAGCCACCAATGTCTCTGACTCCCTTATACTTGTACCTTTAATTGTGGCCTCTAAGGCGATTAGAAGCGCTTCCAACCCAATTAATGGATGCGCCCCCTCATCACGGAATAACCTCACAGTCTTAAGAGCTAATTCTTTACTTTCCTCAAAGGCTTCCTCGGTCAATATAAACTTGTCATCCATTACTACGCCTCCAATGTGTACACCCTAACTGGTTTCCCATACTTATTCACTGTTATACCCGTAGTTGCCGCCACCCTACGCGTGTAGATTGTGACAGCCTGCCGGGTTACATCATAATTCCTTCCGAATTCATAGTTGTGAAGGAGTAGCCTGTGCAACTCCTCCACACTCAACTCCCCATATTCTCTGAGTAATTCTTTTATGGCCTTCTGGAGATCTCGCCTTCCGCAGATCCTCCTCTGCATCCTTCTTCCCCCCATCTATGGGCCCATCTGATGAGTTTACTCCATGCTTCCATAGCACTCTGGAGTTCTTCCTCATCAACGTTTCCTCTCATCCTTTCACCCCCAGGGTGGTTTGATCAGCGGGGATCCTTTCTTCATGGATCTGGCTTTTGGGGAGCCAGTAAGACTCCCCTTTGGGTGTTCTTAGCAGTATGGCCTTGGGTGTTTCATGTTCTATTGTTCCTGTCACTCTTTCTCTGCTGAGTCCTTTTTCTTCAGCAAG
The sequence above is drawn from the Methanothermobacter wolfeii genome and encodes:
- a CDS encoding ATP-binding protein, whose translation is MRDPTLVENYVKYCEIASQTFKNGELNLMQLSWVYPTTLLPVFHLKQEFSFKCRASPEISKYLKIMEKGKVIKGSTYLPFVQLTNDKSEEILDYLHDMLDEDYGGKNALSYLLCELTDNIYQHSKFNSSYILAQKYPKKGFMEICFLDDGISIPGNFEKHDYPFEDDSDAITKAMNGVSTKDIHERGYGLNSILHIFKDNGGEMLVVSRRGVFYNSQETSENYLLRKPNEFQGTLVSLRVYKTTINIYDYI